In the Chromobacterium sp. ATCC 53434 genome, TCAAGCAAATCCCTCGGCACAAATCAGGCTGCGGTGTCATCGAACCCAAACAAGCTGCAAGCGAAACAAGTGATAATCATCATCTCCTCTTGTCAACTTCGATACCCAATAGATCAGCCAGTTTTTCCGCAGTGCAAGGCTTTTGCACAAATCCGGCAAATCCTTCCGCCACATAACGCTCACGCTCATTTATTTCCGAACAGGCCGACAATATCCAGAATGGACTGGGGTGGCGCAACCAGGTATCGACCTCTCGGATTTGTTGCGCCAATTGATAGCCACTCATATCAGTCAGCCTCAAGTCCATCAAGGTCAAATCAAAACACTCCGTTCGCCAGGCAGAAATTGCGGCTTTACCATTAGCGACTGCGACAACGGTAAATCCTATTAAATTCAACTGTTCCCGGATGATTTCACGGCAAATATCGTCATCGTCAATCAAAAGCAACGTTCTACCCGTTCCAGCCTGCTTAAATGCCTCAGACCCGCTAGATACTGGCTTTTTATCAAGCATGCCGATGCTACATGCGATCGCCTCAACCAGCCTGGTGCAGTTGAACTCGGATTTTGGAATCAGCGTAGCCCTCTTGCCCATGATCACAATATCGGACACATCGCTCACTGCGACATCTGCCGGTGGCGACATCATGATTTCCGCTTGAAAATGGCGAAGCCATCGCTGTACGTAATCACGCAAGACTTCATGCTGGATATCCAGCCACACCCGCTTTCCAGACATGGACAGGAATGGTTTTTCAATACAATCCTCATTCGAAGTCGCTGATGGCAACTGCAATTCAACACTGAATCGCGTCCCCATACCCGGTTGGCTACTAACCTCTATACTTCCCCCCATTTTACTTACCAACTTTTTAGTGATGGCCAACCCCAATCCTAAGCCGCTCCCAGATTCTGGATTTTCCTGGCTATAGAAAGTAAATAGCCTGGTCTGAAAAGCTTCAGTCATGCCCCTGCCAGTATCGGTTACAACTATCTTGAACCGCCCAGCAGCAAGCATTGAAGTTATAACAACCACCTCACCTTCAGCGGTAAATTTTATCGCATTGCTGACCAAATTCGAGACCATTTGCATAATGCAGGCCTCATCGCCATAACAAAAATAATTCTTCGCTGGTTCACTAAGCGAAAACAAACTAAGCTGTTTTTTCTTGCCTTCGGCACAAAACAAGACAACAGCTCTGTCAACCACCCGCGCCAAATTGATCAATCCTACATTTAACACCATCGTTCCGGATTCCAGCTTTGAAAAATCGAGCAACTCATTTAACTTATCTTGCAACAATTCAGTAGAACGTGTCGCGATATCCAGTTGTCGATCTTGCTCCGATGTCAATACAGAATGCTTGAGTAAGTTCAATGCACCCAAGACCCCAGTCATCGGTGTTCTCACCTCATGTCCAATTGTCGCCAGAAAATCTGTTTTATTTCGGCTCTCCAACTCGGCAAGTGTATATTGCCGCATTGCCTGAACGGCATCCCGCTTGGCTTTATCTCGAAAACCAGCCACACGATAATTTATCCATAGTAAAAATAAAACAACAATGGCCGTCAGAAAAACCGGCCCGGACAAGTACAATAAAATATCACCCAACTCATAACCTTGCTTTACATATATCAAGTGCTGATATTTATGTAGCCTATCCATAAAGTCCGCAGGCTGAGATGAAATATAGTGATTCAATGCGCCAGCCAGAGCCTTGGCACTTGGGGAGATAATCAGCACTAGCTTCTCCTCCCCTTTTACATGCCTATCCAAATACAATTTACCAGCATATGTCGAAAGCAGATCGTTCGATACTGCCTCGACACTGACGGCTGCCGCATCTGCCTTTCCTGACACGACGGCTTGCAGACTTTGCTCTATCGAGTCCATCGCCAAAATTTTCTTGGCTGCCGGAAAGTCATGATAACGGACAGATTTAAAATGATTTAATTGCGCCGCGACCACATTACTGCTTGCATTTCTAGTAGATCTTACCAAACCCCAAGAAATGGTATCATAAGGAATATTTATAATACCGCCACCAAACAGCTGAGGTTGATAAGGTGTCGCCACTACAACATCTAAATCCGAAGCATACATGGCATGAACAGAATCGATATTGGGCGGCAGCAGAATGATTTCATAAGGAATTTTCAAGCTGTCAAAAAACGGCTTAAGCAGAGAGGCGCCAACCCCTACCCATTTCCCTTGAGCATCGATTCTGTCATATGGCAAGGGTTCACTTTTCAGTCCAACTCGGATCGGGCCATGTTGCTGAAGCCACTGCCTGTCAATACTGGACAGCCCTCCACTCTTTCTATCCTCCGTCAGCCATCGCGATTGTATTTCTGTCAGCCTGGCAGCGGAGATCATGTCCAAACCATGCTGGACCGTATTTTGTAACCGTGTACACCTAGGTTCTACCGCAAAACGAATTGGTATTGAGTAACGCTCACCGAGCAAATCCGGCACCAATAAAGAATGAATATAAAGCTCGCCATGTCTGGACAATAAATCATCTCGAGCGCTTTGTGCCATGCTCTCAAATGTAATCAGTGCTACCAACTTTCCTGAGGCGACTGCCTGCTCGCCTTGTAATACGCTTTCAAAATATTTCAATCTTGCCTTAGGAAAGAACTTCGTAAAATAATCCATCAAGAATGGAGAGCCCGACACACCAATTTCATTGCCACTGTTGACAAAATCGATCAAGCCCTTATATTTCTCCTTGGATACCAGATCAATCCGTTGGTAGGCATATGGTGATGAAAGCCAGGCTTTGGATGAGGTCATGTGAGAAGCAACATGCGTGATGACATTTATCTCACCAGATGCAAACGCCGCTCTTAGTTCTTGTAAGGTTGGATAGATTTTAAACTGAATCGAAACATCACTACCAAGCAATGCCTCATTCAATACATCCATATCCAGCCCCACTGGAATACCATTACTGCCTATCGTACAAAATGGACGGTTACAGCTTTTCAGAATACCTACCACGGCTTGATGACAAGGTGCCACTTCAGCATGCGCCATAAAAGCCGATGCCATTGATGCCGTCATGCAAAAAAATAGCATGATTTTTTTAATACTCTGCATACACCATACCCACATTAAACTACCAAAACTGATCAATGATTCAAGTCACCGGGACTCTTTCTTTATTTTGGTGACTCCCTCCAACTCCAAATAACTCATCAAACCAAAATCATTTTTTATACCCAACTTCCTCATTACTGATCGCTTCTGCGTACTAATTGTCTTTATACTGCGCTGCTTTTTTCCTGCGATTTCACTAACACTCATTCCTTCTGCCAGCCACAGTAATACTTCCCATTCTTTCTTAGTCAGCTTTTTTGAATCCCTATCCCAGCTGGCCATATCAGCCATAGAACATGCTTCAATATCAGCGGCATTTCTAATTGCTTCCAACAACACTTGCTGAGAATCACCTTTGTAAACAATCTCACTGACACCGACATTTTTTCCATGACAAATTTTTGTCAAATATAACTGACTAGTAAACAGAATGATTTTGGCATCCCTTGCTGTTTCTTGTGCCACCCTCAACCAGGCAAAACCATCTTTTGCCTCATCTGGCATAGAAAAATCGATTACCAGCACATCACATGGCGCCGCTTCCTTTACGTTAAGCAAATATTCTTGGATCGTCGTTGCAGTAAAAACCAGCTCGACATCCATTTGCTGAGATAAAAACTGCTCCAATCCCAGCAAAATAATAGGATGATCATCGACCAGCCCAACTCGGATACGACGACCATTCTTGAAGATTAGCGATTTACTTGTTCTCATACTGGTCCCAACCATCAACCCTATGGGTATGCCGCCACTTTTAAAGTGCAGCCAACTGATGCTTCACCCCCGCTGCACCGCTTATACCACCTGTCTTGATATGCCATCATCATGCTCACTGAAGCATTGGCCGCCATTACCAGGCAATCGAACAAGCAGCAAACTTCATTGAAATGCGATTGCGACGATGCGGCTCTCCGATGCCGCCTCCTCTGTTCGCTCTTTCCCACAGCGCTCATCCTCCTTGCTGAGCGAGCTTGCCTCGCGCAATTAAACAGCGTGCCACGACATACGGCCATGCCCTGGGAGCGAGTCCTTCCACCCGCTACCGATATACGCCGGATAGCGGCATCGCATGGGGAAATATCAGCCTCAATAGCTTAACCACTTTGCTGAAATGTCCTGAATCGTCATTCAAAGTGCTTTGAATCCTGAATTCCGCTCTCTTCCCATATGCTTGCCAAGAATTGTGGCGATACGGCCTGGCGCACGAGGCTCCTGGCCCACGCTGTATGGCAAACCTCAGCTTGCCCGAGTTCTATCGACGAGCAATATAAATTCACGGATAGCGGGACAATTCCTAAAATCAGCAGGCAAATTTTAAATAAGTCGTTAAATTTGAAATAAAATATCACAATCAATTAGATGGCAAGTCATTTATGCCAAGCAAAAAAAGCATTTGGCATACATCAGTTAAATTAAAAACCTATATCGCCTATTCTTTATGGCATTAACCCCTCATTGTCCATCCTAAGTTAACGCATCGCGAACGGTTTGTAGCCATTCGTAATATTTTTCAGATTAATCTGAAATTGGCTCAAACAGTTGGCAATTGATCCAAGGGAAGGTTATATCAATGGATTCAGACAATTCTTAAAATATTCTCATCTCAAATTAATTACAAATAACAGCCATTAATTTGAACATCGTTATCAAACAAAAAATATTATCTTTGTTCAAAGTCGAGGCAAACATGATTTCAAGGCTTATCTCGATGGCCATTATCGCCATCGCCTGCCTGGTACAAACCAACAGCGCGCGTTCTGAAAATACACCAACCGCTTCCACTGAAGTGCTAGCACAAAGTAGTAAATCATGGGATGGCAAATCATACCGAGCTTATCCAATCGGAATTCCCGAACTTGCGGTTATGAAAATATATATCCCCCCCAAAACAAAACTACCGTGGCACTTTCATCCGGCGCCCAGTGCTGCTTATCTATTATCTGGGAAATTGACCGTAGAAAAACAAAACCGGGAAACCATCACAATATACCCTGGGCAAGCTTTGCTTGAAACGGTTAAAACTTGGCACCGAGGTGTCACTTACGACAAGCCGGCAGTATTGATCGCGTTCTATGCCGGCTCATTTGGAATGCCTTTATCTGAAGGCTATGTAAATGCTCATTTGGAGAGTGGGAAATAGCCACTAATGGTATCCATCATGACAAAAATATCACTACTGCTTTTTATCGCTCTCACATTGATCGGCGCCCTTTTTTTTGACCATTGGCAAAGGTTGAAAATATTCAGCCCATCTCACCAATTGCTCCCCACACCGGAAGAAAGAGGTATTCCATTCCAAAATGTATGGATTACTGTCAGAAATCAACAGAATGAGGACAAAGGGATCTTGCATGCATGGTGGCTACCCAACCAGGAAGCCAGCATATTGTATTTACATGGAAGCGACAGCTCTATCTCCACAGATATCGATAAAATTCTGCAGCTATGGAACGCTGGATATTCGGTTCTGGCTGTTGATTATCGCGGATTCGGCCAAAGCACCAAAATACTGCCAAGCGAGAATAGTGTTACGGAAGACGCTCTCGCAGCTTGGCAATATTTAAAATGGATTTCAGCTACTAAAGAAGGTATTCGCGCCATCTATGGCCATTCACTAGGCAGTGCGATAGCAATAAACATTGGCCAACAACACCCAGAAATAGATTACTTGATATTAGAAGGTAGCTTCACATCGATCGCAGACATCCTGAAAGAAACTGGAAAATATCAATGGCTGCCATCTTTCTTACTGACCCAAAAATTCGAATCCTTCAAAAAAATAAGAGAGATGGCAATACCAAAATTATTCATCCATTGCGATAAGGATCCTGTAATTCCCTTATCACTTGGTGAAAAGCTTTATGACTATTCTGCCGAACCCAAAAACAAACTAATTATCAATGGAAACGATCATGACACCTGCAGTTACACCGCAGAATCCGATTGGAAGATATATATGCAGAAAATATTAAAAACTAAAAACACCATCTCACAATAAGCCGCACCCAGGATAAGCACAATGAGATCTCGCATGTTTATAACAGGAGCGACAGGCTTCCTTGGCGGCGAATTGGCTGCCCAACTGATCAAAAGTCCACAATGGGATGAAGCATTATTTTTAGTTAGAGCCTGCAGCCCTGCTCATGGGAGGCTTCGCTTGGCTGACACGCTACTGAAGCATGGCGTCGAGTTCAAATTAATTCCCAGACTACGTCTCGATCAGATTATTTGCGGTGATTTGAACACCGCTTTTGAATGGGGAAAAGACCTACATAAGCTGGCGGATCAATTGGATATCATTAATTTAGCAGCAGTGACATCTTTAAGCCATCAGCCGTCTTTATGGACTAGCAATGTTACTGCTGTGGTCAATATGGCCGGACTATTGCAAGGCTTGTGCGCAGTACGGCGCTTTATTCAGGTTGGCATCGCCACATCTTGCGGTCAACAAGCGATTTCTCCAGTGCTAGAAAGCTACGATGCCAGAGAGCATACGCAGCATTTTTTAAAATATACTGCGAGTAAATATGCCGCAGAGTCTCAGTTAAGGAAAAAATTCCCCACCCTCCCATTGATCGCTGTTCGCCCCTCCACCATTATTGGCCATTCCCAGCATGGCTGTACAACATCCGGCAGCATGTATTGGCCATTCCGCATTGCTCGCGCCTTGGGATGCTTTCCTTTCAAACCACAACAGGCCATGGATATCGTGCCAGTTGATTATTGCGCTCAAGCTTTGCTTTTTTTAAGCAATAAACGCAAGCTTGCAGACCGGATATATCACA is a window encoding:
- a CDS encoding response regulator transcription factor, with the protein product MRTSKSLIFKNGRRIRVGLVDDHPIILLGLEQFLSQQMDVELVFTATTIQEYLLNVKEAAPCDVLVIDFSMPDEAKDGFAWLRVAQETARDAKIILFTSQLYLTKICHGKNVGVSEIVYKGDSQQVLLEAIRNAADIEACSMADMASWDRDSKKLTKKEWEVLLWLAEGMSVSEIAGKKQRSIKTISTQKRSVMRKLGIKNDFGLMSYLELEGVTKIKKESR
- a CDS encoding cupin domain-containing protein translates to MNIVIKQKILSLFKVEANMISRLISMAIIAIACLVQTNSARSENTPTASTEVLAQSSKSWDGKSYRAYPIGIPELAVMKIYIPPKTKLPWHFHPAPSAAYLLSGKLTVEKQNRETITIYPGQALLETVKTWHRGVTYDKPAVLIAFYAGSFGMPLSEGYVNAHLESGK
- a CDS encoding SDR family oxidoreductase: MRSRMFITGATGFLGGELAAQLIKSPQWDEALFLVRACSPAHGRLRLADTLLKHGVEFKLIPRLRLDQIICGDLNTAFEWGKDLHKLADQLDIINLAAVTSLSHQPSLWTSNVTAVVNMAGLLQGLCAVRRFIQVGIATSCGQQAISPVLESYDAREHTQHFLKYTASKYAAESQLRKKFPTLPLIAVRPSTIIGHSQHGCTTSGSMYWPFRIARALGCFPFKPQQAMDIVPVDYCAQALLFLSNKRKLADRIYHISSGLIDSCTFAEINASITQAVANSPVQNYQYKSTTEISKLQSQFPELLGACDTKLVMRAIRTYALFSLSGLTFSNQSLLDEGMPPPPPFSSYAGLCEITSQTSSIIEQMQHDYS
- a CDS encoding alpha/beta hydrolase gives rise to the protein MVSIMTKISLLLFIALTLIGALFFDHWQRLKIFSPSHQLLPTPEERGIPFQNVWITVRNQQNEDKGILHAWWLPNQEASILYLHGSDSSISTDIDKILQLWNAGYSVLAVDYRGFGQSTKILPSENSVTEDALAAWQYLKWISATKEGIRAIYGHSLGSAIAINIGQQHPEIDYLILEGSFTSIADILKETGKYQWLPSFLLTQKFESFKKIREMAIPKLFIHCDKDPVIPLSLGEKLYDYSAEPKNKLIINGNDHDTCSYTAESDWKIYMQKILKTKNTISQ
- a CDS encoding ATP-binding protein; its protein translation is MQSIKKIMLFFCMTASMASAFMAHAEVAPCHQAVVGILKSCNRPFCTIGSNGIPVGLDMDVLNEALLGSDVSIQFKIYPTLQELRAAFASGEINVITHVASHMTSSKAWLSSPYAYQRIDLVSKEKYKGLIDFVNSGNEIGVSGSPFLMDYFTKFFPKARLKYFESVLQGEQAVASGKLVALITFESMAQSARDDLLSRHGELYIHSLLVPDLLGERYSIPIRFAVEPRCTRLQNTVQHGLDMISAARLTEIQSRWLTEDRKSGGLSSIDRQWLQQHGPIRVGLKSEPLPYDRIDAQGKWVGVGASLLKPFFDSLKIPYEIILLPPNIDSVHAMYASDLDVVVATPYQPQLFGGGIINIPYDTISWGLVRSTRNASSNVVAAQLNHFKSVRYHDFPAAKKILAMDSIEQSLQAVVSGKADAAAVSVEAVSNDLLSTYAGKLYLDRHVKGEEKLVLIISPSAKALAGALNHYISSQPADFMDRLHKYQHLIYVKQGYELGDILLYLSGPVFLTAIVVLFLLWINYRVAGFRDKAKRDAVQAMRQYTLAELESRNKTDFLATIGHEVRTPMTGVLGALNLLKHSVLTSEQDRQLDIATRSTELLQDKLNELLDFSKLESGTMVLNVGLINLARVVDRAVVLFCAEGKKKQLSLFSLSEPAKNYFCYGDEACIMQMVSNLVSNAIKFTAEGEVVVITSMLAAGRFKIVVTDTGRGMTEAFQTRLFTFYSQENPESGSGLGLGLAITKKLVSKMGGSIEVSSQPGMGTRFSVELQLPSATSNEDCIEKPFLSMSGKRVWLDIQHEVLRDYVQRWLRHFQAEIMMSPPADVAVSDVSDIVIMGKRATLIPKSEFNCTRLVEAIACSIGMLDKKPVSSGSEAFKQAGTGRTLLLIDDDDICREIIREQLNLIGFTVVAVANGKAAISAWRTECFDLTLMDLRLTDMSGYQLAQQIREVDTWLRHPSPFWILSACSEINERERYVAEGFAGFVQKPCTAEKLADLLGIEVDKRR